One window from the genome of Rariglobus hedericola encodes:
- a CDS encoding tetratricopeptide repeat protein produces the protein MSNYRMMELGGGWMNRLAGPILGVALLAGPACPAQSNKAEISVPEPLSVSLGWKPLPEGDYQPYRTGSVFGVGSEPSQWSGARDQAAAWAAAAPSLAENPTDHLIRKLARIEALVLGVTDPKVLEELRVERKSLVETVRTLRAMKSADGSDWQARNASEQLQQLEKSLSRWLADSPADRVAAFREEIESYRPADRAQIAARYGGEEKLAELIKLGKEHARLNAEFQAAQQDTVSPEAERKLALRKAGGALGYFYGFNGQERQWQEAMQDPDLAGEFGGETRMDYRSITVPDLLSWVDEAEAAKLLTEVYQLPVDVQLEPENRTGGLARRLLLEGKLPAKRVPWSLVGWRGSSVNKAAAAELVALFDGLKKQFPDLTEKKTGGSDWKQKRALASVAYALAITGRVDEATVFMTTYGVAESGLPYHARLTPDAAVAVWNLALRTAAGGEKTAGWSQLIHLAGMAGRSSELTEFAAKQAGDAPKDSEPARIWHARHAWALIGEEKIDEGLPLLTASLASRPTNQEKLWSAEWRESAGRLLLLAKVLSRPELEKEWSDKLTVDFKDPSSPLWAQGGSVFNTYAAIQLKAGNYALIEDMLRGRLAVQPKARERGGMRVDADSEGDSYEERVDLQQLTMDLADVMARRGNHAGVLALLADSPNWQQADLVHYLNRGSSGNWRPLALVTAESLQATGRGDEAIAILEAYLIDNSGYDPAYALYTRLQGDKAIPFLEKLWAADHYQERPLIWLASLQLAAGKIADAETTVKKAIATDPSDGEQPKGDRMRAYAVLRDVALAKNDAKQAEFLAGVLAAIRRSEDADDIAEAGLIDRAIKEYERALESFSDAYCIQSRLARKLAEENRLPEAMEHYKRAFELMPDSFGRVESHCFGCEQAFAGEDAQAVAERVFKEMAAKPDAKPQVHYLLGYLRMEQERWEEAAEYFTKAVAADPDYLNAWKKLADVLPNTTRPRSEQDRVAFRLLELDPAGKHGGAGDEQVRDIPALWKAYSVARESGLIVPDKLFPLGNKAKKAKSSNNDYMHSMMNPDKARTPAERLAKHNVLQQVTQALDSIYQWVASSH, from the coding sequence ATGAGCAATTATCGCATGATGGAGTTGGGCGGAGGATGGATGAATCGTCTGGCTGGACCGATTTTGGGCGTAGCGTTACTGGCTGGGCCGGCGTGTCCGGCCCAGTCCAACAAAGCAGAGATTTCGGTGCCGGAGCCCTTGAGCGTTTCGCTGGGCTGGAAGCCGTTGCCCGAGGGCGATTATCAGCCCTATCGCACGGGATCGGTGTTCGGGGTCGGCAGCGAGCCTTCGCAATGGAGCGGGGCGCGCGATCAGGCGGCGGCGTGGGCGGCGGCGGCTCCTTCGCTGGCGGAAAATCCCACCGATCACCTGATACGCAAACTCGCTCGAATCGAGGCGCTGGTGCTGGGGGTGACGGATCCGAAGGTGCTTGAGGAATTGCGAGTGGAGCGGAAATCACTCGTTGAAACCGTCCGCACGTTGCGGGCGATGAAATCGGCCGATGGCTCCGACTGGCAGGCGCGCAATGCATCCGAGCAGTTGCAGCAATTGGAGAAAAGTTTGAGCCGGTGGCTGGCGGATTCTCCGGCGGACCGCGTGGCGGCGTTTCGCGAGGAGATCGAATCGTATCGTCCGGCCGATCGTGCGCAGATCGCGGCGCGCTACGGCGGCGAGGAAAAACTGGCCGAGCTGATCAAGCTTGGAAAAGAACACGCACGCCTGAATGCCGAGTTTCAAGCGGCGCAGCAGGACACGGTTTCGCCCGAGGCGGAGCGCAAGCTGGCGCTGCGCAAGGCGGGCGGGGCGTTGGGATATTTTTATGGTTTCAATGGTCAGGAACGGCAGTGGCAGGAGGCCATGCAGGATCCTGATCTGGCGGGTGAATTCGGCGGCGAAACCCGAATGGATTATCGCAGCATCACGGTGCCCGACTTGTTGTCGTGGGTGGATGAAGCCGAGGCTGCAAAACTGTTGACCGAGGTTTACCAGTTGCCGGTCGACGTTCAGTTGGAGCCGGAAAATCGCACGGGCGGACTAGCACGGCGTCTGTTGCTGGAGGGCAAGCTGCCGGCGAAGCGTGTGCCGTGGTCGTTGGTCGGCTGGCGGGGTTCATCGGTGAATAAAGCGGCGGCCGCCGAACTGGTCGCGTTGTTCGACGGGTTGAAAAAACAGTTCCCCGACCTCACGGAGAAAAAGACCGGTGGATCTGATTGGAAGCAGAAGCGCGCGCTGGCCTCGGTGGCGTATGCGCTGGCGATCACGGGACGCGTGGATGAAGCGACGGTTTTTATGACTACCTACGGAGTCGCTGAGTCCGGTCTGCCTTATCATGCGCGGTTGACGCCGGATGCGGCGGTGGCCGTGTGGAATCTCGCCCTGCGAACCGCGGCCGGTGGAGAAAAAACCGCAGGCTGGAGCCAGTTGATCCATCTGGCCGGTATGGCGGGCCGCAGTTCGGAGCTCACGGAGTTCGCCGCCAAACAGGCCGGGGATGCGCCCAAGGATTCGGAGCCGGCGCGCATCTGGCACGCAAGGCATGCGTGGGCGTTGATCGGCGAAGAAAAAATCGACGAAGGCCTGCCGCTGCTGACCGCGAGTCTGGCGTCGCGTCCGACGAACCAGGAAAAATTATGGAGCGCGGAGTGGCGGGAGTCGGCCGGCCGCCTGCTGCTTCTCGCGAAGGTCTTGTCCCGCCCCGAGCTGGAGAAGGAATGGAGCGATAAGCTGACCGTCGATTTCAAGGATCCCTCGTCGCCGCTCTGGGCGCAGGGTGGGTCAGTGTTCAACACCTACGCAGCGATTCAGTTGAAGGCGGGCAACTATGCGTTGATCGAAGACATGCTGCGCGGCCGCCTCGCGGTGCAACCCAAGGCTCGCGAGCGTGGCGGCATGCGCGTGGATGCGGATTCCGAGGGCGATAGTTATGAGGAGCGCGTTGATTTGCAGCAGCTGACGATGGACCTGGCCGATGTGATGGCGCGTCGCGGCAACCATGCCGGAGTCCTTGCGTTGCTCGCGGATTCGCCCAACTGGCAGCAGGCGGATCTGGTGCATTATCTGAATCGCGGCAGTTCCGGAAACTGGCGTCCGCTGGCGCTGGTGACGGCGGAGTCGTTGCAAGCCACGGGTCGCGGCGACGAAGCGATCGCGATTCTGGAAGCTTACTTGATCGACAACTCCGGCTATGATCCGGCTTACGCGCTCTACACGCGTTTGCAGGGCGACAAGGCGATCCCGTTTCTGGAAAAACTCTGGGCGGCTGATCACTATCAGGAGCGTCCATTGATCTGGCTGGCGTCGTTGCAACTGGCCGCCGGAAAAATCGCCGACGCCGAGACGACGGTGAAAAAAGCGATCGCGACCGATCCCTCCGACGGTGAGCAACCCAAGGGTGATCGTATGCGGGCCTACGCGGTGTTGCGCGATGTGGCGCTGGCGAAAAACGACGCCAAACAGGCCGAGTTCCTCGCCGGTGTGCTGGCAGCCATCCGCCGTTCGGAGGACGCCGATGACATCGCGGAGGCTGGACTTATCGACCGCGCGATCAAGGAATACGAACGGGCGCTGGAGTCGTTCTCCGACGCGTATTGCATCCAGTCACGACTGGCGCGAAAGCTCGCCGAAGAGAACCGCCTTCCCGAGGCGATGGAGCACTACAAGCGGGCGTTTGAACTGATGCCCGACAGCTTCGGTCGCGTTGAAAGCCATTGTTTCGGCTGCGAACAGGCCTTCGCAGGCGAGGATGCGCAAGCGGTGGCTGAGCGCGTCTTCAAGGAAATGGCGGCCAAGCCAGATGCGAAACCGCAGGTGCATTATCTCCTCGGTTACCTGCGCATGGAACAGGAGCGCTGGGAGGAAGCGGCGGAGTATTTCACGAAGGCGGTCGCTGCTGACCCCGATTATTTAAACGCCTGGAAAAAACTGGCCGACGTGCTGCCTAACACCACGCGTCCGCGTTCGGAGCAGGACCGCGTGGCGTTCCGTTTGCTGGAGCTTGATCCCGCTGGAAAGCACGGTGGCGCGGGCGATGAACAGGTGCGCGACATTCCCGCGTTGTGGAAGGCTTACTCGGTCGCGCGAGAGAGCGGGCTGATCGTTCCTGACAAGCTGTTCCCGCTCGGTAACAAGGCGAAAAAAGCGAAGTCATCCAATAATGACTACATGCATAGCATGATGAATCCCGACAAGGCGCGGACTCCTGCGGAGCGACTGGCGAAGCATAACGTGCTGCAACAGGTGACGCAGGCGCTAGACTCCATCTATCAATGGGTCGCATCGAGTCACTGA
- a CDS encoding alpha/beta hydrolase, with product MLRWTLLVLAVVLAGAASLTWFRAPTIWLWMTSILVGEFGHFLFLLPVAVGGCAWVWGGELRVVIIGICVVAAVGMWRPVVLAAVIGQTLPAKLGSAFGKVEMNRAPFSLGGLVARSDEPVAVETRDVAAGLPMDFYRAVGRTKPAPCVVMIHGGGWDSGDRGQLPAVNHHLARLGYAVAAVSYRLAPATVWPGQADDVVAAITYLKAHAAELGIDPTRLVLMGRSAGGQIASSVGYGRPDPAVRGVVSFYGPHDQVFAWGFSREDDILNAVKLLRQYLGGSPDEAPEAYRTASAYLIATKENALPTLMVHGEMDSMVWNKQSERLHAKLDGLGVPNAFVSLPWATHACDFNPHGPSGQLAWYSLEWFLAAVTK from the coding sequence ATGTTGCGATGGACGTTGCTGGTGTTGGCGGTGGTGTTGGCGGGGGCGGCTTCTCTGACGTGGTTTCGCGCGCCGACGATCTGGCTTTGGATGACGTCGATCCTCGTGGGTGAGTTCGGGCATTTTTTGTTTTTACTGCCGGTGGCGGTCGGTGGGTGTGCGTGGGTGTGGGGCGGGGAACTGCGTGTCGTGATTATCGGAATCTGCGTGGTGGCGGCGGTGGGGATGTGGCGACCGGTGGTGCTGGCGGCGGTGATCGGACAGACGTTGCCGGCGAAACTCGGGTCGGCGTTTGGCAAAGTGGAGATGAACCGCGCGCCGTTTTCACTGGGCGGCTTGGTGGCGCGTTCGGACGAACCGGTGGCAGTGGAGACGCGTGATGTGGCGGCGGGATTGCCGATGGATTTTTATCGGGCGGTGGGACGCACGAAGCCGGCGCCATGTGTTGTAATGATTCACGGTGGCGGTTGGGACAGCGGGGATCGCGGGCAACTTCCGGCGGTGAATCATCATCTCGCGCGGCTGGGTTATGCGGTGGCGGCGGTGAGTTACCGGCTGGCTCCGGCAACGGTGTGGCCGGGGCAGGCGGATGATGTGGTCGCGGCGATCACTTATTTGAAGGCGCATGCGGCCGAACTCGGAATTGACCCGACGCGGCTGGTGTTGATGGGACGTTCGGCGGGCGGGCAAATCGCGTCGTCGGTCGGCTATGGTCGGCCGGATCCGGCGGTGCGCGGCGTGGTGTCGTTTTATGGTCCGCACGACCAGGTGTTCGCGTGGGGCTTTTCGCGGGAGGACGATATTTTGAATGCGGTGAAACTCTTGCGCCAATATCTCGGCGGTTCGCCGGACGAGGCTCCCGAGGCGTATCGGACGGCGTCGGCTTATCTGATCGCGACGAAGGAAAACGCGCTGCCGACGCTGATGGTGCACGGCGAGATGGACTCAATGGTGTGGAACAAGCAGAGCGAACGCCTGCACGCGAAACTTGACGGGCTCGGCGTGCCGAATGCGTTCGTGTCGCTGCCGTGGGCGACGCACGCGTGTGATTTTAATCCTCACGGACCGTCGGGGCAGCTGGCGTGGTATTCGCTCGAGTGGTTTTTGGCGGCGGTAACGAAATAA
- a CDS encoding pseudouridine synthase, whose translation MRRLDQLLANLGYCSRREARDWIKKNAVTVKGKAVRDPSDKAHAADVLINGEPLDHPEGILLVLNKPLGLVCSHDEREGPRVYDLLPERWRARNPQVTSIGRLDKDTSGLILLTDQTELVHKYTSPKHKVPKLYRATTDRDLTSDLIPLFAAGTLVLEGEDDPCAPAELRLFPDAPRTADLILTEGKYHQVRRMFAATGATVLTLHRVQFGNLTLGDLAPGEFRSVTVDEI comes from the coding sequence ATGCGCCGCCTCGACCAGCTCCTCGCCAACCTCGGTTACTGTTCCCGCCGCGAAGCGCGCGACTGGATCAAGAAGAACGCCGTCACCGTGAAGGGCAAAGCCGTCCGCGATCCCTCCGACAAAGCTCACGCCGCCGACGTCCTCATCAACGGCGAGCCGCTCGACCACCCCGAAGGCATTCTCCTCGTCCTCAACAAACCCCTCGGCTTGGTCTGTTCCCACGACGAACGCGAAGGCCCGCGCGTTTACGATCTACTCCCCGAACGCTGGCGCGCCCGCAATCCCCAGGTCACTTCCATCGGCCGTCTCGATAAGGACACCTCGGGCCTGATCCTCCTCACCGACCAGACCGAGCTCGTCCACAAATACACGTCGCCCAAGCACAAGGTCCCCAAGCTCTACCGCGCCACGACCGACCGCGATCTCACGTCCGACCTCATCCCGCTCTTCGCCGCCGGCACACTCGTCCTCGAAGGCGAAGACGATCCCTGCGCTCCCGCCGAACTCCGCCTCTTTCCCGACGCACCGCGCACCGCCGACCTGATTCTCACCGAGGGCAAATATCACCAGGTCCGCCGCATGTTCGCCGCCACGGGTGCAACTGTCCTCACGCTCCACCGCGTCCAATTCGGCAACCTCACCCTCGGCGATCTCGCCCCCGGCGAATTCCGTTCCGTGACCGTCGATGAGATTTAA
- a CDS encoding TonB-dependent receptor plug domain-containing protein — MRFKSLLFLPVTVCALFDDESAVSLSPVVVTATRSAQSTDTLPVAVTVFTADDLRSSPSLAIDDTLRTDPSFSLFRRTGSLTANPTAQGVSLRGLGPSGASRSLVLLDGVPLNDPFGGWVAWTKVPKLALSSAEIVHGGGSGAWGNSALGGAVQLLTTPPSGNHATVEAFVGDFDTRGGEISATGSTADNRHSVTVNAAAFATDGVYLIRNPGAIDRPADLDYQRVQASWRSAITDTLDLTVTGRLYTEDRGNGTPFQRNSSDEAFLSAALTGSDTRAFTWSAVLYIQDQSFASFFSSVNALRTAETPANDQYDVPATAFGGAFTATWIADSDAVTTLGIDTRHVEGETRERFNFALGPFDRRAGGEQTFAGLFARHDRALTSTLHASAGARLDTWQNTDGFRRESGPVPLNQTFPDQDGVEFSPNLGLVWQPAPDFRARASAYQAFRVPTLNEYYRPFRVGTVTTNANPDLVPETLTGFETGLDFGRPDAPLGASLTAFVNELSDAVTNVTIAPNTRERHNLDHVRVQGLEASLRTRPHATLELSAAYLFTDARVTSPGPAAPASLDGNRLAQVPRHTLTTSATWNAPFALHLTARARWFSAQYEDDENTLRLAPATTVDLGVSRRFAKCWEVFVAIENLFDTEVETGRTTAGVVSIAPPRWSRAGLRYDW; from the coding sequence ATGAGATTTAAATCTCTGCTCTTTCTCCCCGTCACCGTCTGCGCCCTCTTCGACGACGAATCCGCCGTCAGCCTCTCCCCCGTCGTCGTCACCGCGACCCGCAGCGCGCAATCCACCGACACCCTGCCCGTCGCCGTCACTGTCTTCACCGCCGACGACCTCCGCTCCTCACCTTCGCTCGCGATCGACGACACGCTTCGCACCGACCCGTCCTTCAGTCTTTTCCGTCGCACCGGCAGCCTCACCGCCAATCCCACCGCGCAAGGCGTCTCGCTCCGCGGACTCGGCCCCAGCGGCGCCAGCCGCTCCCTCGTCCTCCTGGATGGCGTGCCGCTCAACGATCCCTTCGGCGGCTGGGTCGCCTGGACCAAAGTCCCCAAGCTCGCCCTGTCCTCCGCCGAGATCGTTCACGGAGGCGGCTCCGGCGCCTGGGGCAATTCCGCCCTCGGCGGTGCCGTGCAACTCCTCACCACCCCGCCCTCCGGCAACCACGCCACCGTCGAAGCCTTTGTCGGCGACTTTGACACCCGCGGCGGCGAAATTTCCGCCACCGGCTCAACCGCCGACAACCGCCACAGCGTCACCGTGAACGCCGCCGCCTTCGCCACCGACGGCGTTTACCTGATCCGCAATCCGGGCGCCATCGACCGCCCCGCCGACCTCGACTATCAACGAGTCCAAGCCTCCTGGCGTAGTGCCATTACCGATACACTCGACCTCACCGTCACCGGTCGCCTCTACACCGAAGACCGCGGCAACGGCACTCCCTTCCAGCGCAACTCCTCCGACGAAGCTTTCCTCTCCGCCGCGCTTACCGGCTCCGACACGCGCGCCTTCACCTGGTCCGCCGTCCTCTACATCCAAGACCAGTCGTTCGCCTCCTTCTTTTCCTCGGTCAACGCCCTCCGCACCGCCGAAACTCCCGCCAACGACCAATACGACGTCCCCGCCACCGCATTCGGCGGCGCCTTCACCGCCACCTGGATCGCCGACTCCGATGCCGTCACCACGCTCGGCATCGACACACGCCACGTTGAAGGCGAAACCCGCGAGCGCTTCAACTTCGCCCTCGGCCCCTTTGATCGTCGCGCCGGCGGAGAACAAACCTTCGCCGGCCTCTTCGCCCGCCACGACCGAGCGCTGACCTCCACGCTGCACGCCTCCGCCGGCGCCCGCCTCGACACCTGGCAAAACACCGACGGCTTCCGCCGCGAGTCCGGCCCCGTCCCGCTCAACCAAACATTCCCCGACCAAGACGGCGTCGAGTTCAGCCCCAACCTCGGCCTCGTCTGGCAACCCGCGCCCGACTTCCGCGCCCGCGCCTCCGCCTACCAGGCCTTCCGCGTTCCCACGCTCAACGAATACTACCGCCCCTTCCGCGTCGGCACCGTCACCACCAACGCCAACCCCGACCTCGTCCCCGAAACGCTCACCGGCTTCGAAACCGGTCTCGATTTCGGCCGCCCCGACGCACCCTTGGGCGCCTCGCTCACCGCCTTCGTCAACGAGCTCTCCGACGCCGTCACCAACGTCACCATCGCCCCCAACACCCGCGAACGCCACAACCTCGACCACGTCCGCGTGCAAGGCCTCGAAGCCTCCCTCCGCACCCGCCCCCACGCCACACTCGAACTCTCCGCCGCCTACCTCTTCACCGACGCCCGCGTAACCTCTCCCGGCCCCGCCGCCCCCGCGTCGCTCGACGGCAACCGCCTCGCCCAAGTCCCCCGCCACACCCTCACGACCTCGGCGACTTGGAATGCTCCGTTCGCCTTGCATCTCACCGCCCGCGCCCGCTGGTTTTCCGCCCAATACGAAGACGACGAAAACACCCTCCGCCTCGCGCCCGCCACCACCGTCGATCTCGGCGTCTCGCGCCGTTTCGCGAAGTGCTGGGAAGTTTTCGTGGCCATCGAAAACCTCTTCGACACCGAAGTCGAAACCGGCCGCACCACCGCCGGAGTCGTCAGCATCGCCCCGCCCCGCTGGTCCCGCGCCGGCCTCCGCTACGACTGGTAA
- a CDS encoding SGNH/GDSL hydrolase family protein has protein sequence MSAVPPRSFARYVALGDSSTEGIDDPDGHGGYRGWSQRLAECLHATTSPNLHYANLAIRGLTTAQIRATQLDAALAMRPDLATVFCGTNDVTAPRFDSARVAADIAHMQRALVSSGATVLTFTLPDLTPLMPLARLIAPRIAALNHTLAEASRATGTILVDFAAHPVATDARLWSEDRIHANSAGHARIAAALSHALNLPDSDATWSAPFPTPLKSTFATRLGAEARWTTRHLLPWFAQSIAGRSSSQGRTPKRPHLTPL, from the coding sequence ATGTCCGCCGTCCCTCCCCGTTCCTTCGCCCGCTATGTCGCGCTTGGCGACAGCTCCACCGAAGGCATCGACGATCCCGACGGACACGGTGGTTATCGCGGCTGGTCACAACGTCTCGCCGAGTGTCTCCACGCCACCACGTCTCCAAATCTCCACTACGCCAACCTCGCCATCCGCGGACTCACCACCGCTCAAATCCGCGCCACCCAACTCGACGCCGCCCTCGCGATGCGCCCCGACCTCGCCACCGTCTTCTGCGGCACCAACGATGTCACCGCCCCGCGCTTCGACTCCGCCCGCGTCGCCGCCGACATCGCGCATATGCAGCGAGCCCTTGTCTCCTCCGGCGCCACCGTCCTCACCTTCACGCTTCCCGATCTCACGCCGCTCATGCCGCTCGCGCGCCTGATCGCCCCGCGCATCGCCGCGCTCAACCACACCCTCGCCGAGGCCTCCCGCGCAACCGGCACGATCCTTGTCGATTTCGCCGCGCACCCGGTCGCCACCGACGCCCGCCTCTGGAGCGAAGACCGCATCCATGCCAACTCCGCCGGTCACGCACGCATCGCCGCCGCCCTCTCCCACGCACTCAATCTTCCCGACTCCGACGCCACCTGGAGCGCACCCTTTCCCACGCCTCTCAAGTCCACCTTCGCCACCCGCCTCGGCGCCGAAGCCCGCTGGACCACCCGCCACCTCCTCCCGTGGTTCGCCCAAAGTATCGCAGGCCGCTCCTCCTCCCAAGGCCGCACCCCCAAACGCCCGCACCTTACTCCGCTCTGA
- a CDS encoding YhbY family RNA-binding protein, whose protein sequence is MYEFPITGAQKTFLRGVGQTLDASVKVGKSGLTPEFFTELQKNLNARELVKVRFVAAERDERAELAPRIADEGRCLFISAVGATALFFRQNPDPARRVIDLT, encoded by the coding sequence ATGTATGAATTTCCTATCACCGGCGCGCAGAAAACCTTTCTCCGCGGCGTCGGCCAAACTCTCGATGCTTCCGTCAAAGTGGGCAAAAGCGGCCTGACGCCCGAGTTCTTCACCGAGCTTCAAAAAAATCTCAACGCACGCGAACTGGTCAAAGTCCGCTTCGTCGCCGCCGAGCGTGACGAACGCGCCGAACTCGCCCCCCGCATAGCCGATGAAGGTCGTTGCCTCTTCATCAGCGCCGTCGGCGCCACCGCGCTCTTCTTCCGTCAGAATCCCGATCCCGCCCGGCGCGTCATCGATCTGACCTGA
- the rsgA gene encoding ribosome small subunit-dependent GTPase A, with the protein MSADPSNVLSSYGWDDAWAAAFAPHAAIGYEPARVVVELRRHYYAVQTADGEVLGELTGKFHHAADRDAQSYPAVGDWVAVQIASDRQRAQIHALLPRRSCFSRQAAGERQVEQIVATNIDTVFLVSGLDANYNAKRIQRFFVAARDSGAQPVIILNKSDLCEDAETIRAEIELLVPGIPVAITSTYTRKGLKSLTETYALPGRTLAFVGSSGAGKSTLINRLLKDSDAMPTAEVREKDSRGRHTTTRRELTQTPTGALVIDTPGMREFQLWDAKEAVEDAYPDIVNLAAQCRFSRCTHLTEPGCAIRAALDAGTIPAERLDSYFKLKAEQAAKAPKQLKPGAHASAPGWRKKAAEAKTRPFRHRQHNEDE; encoded by the coding sequence ATGTCCGCTGATCCCTCCAACGTCCTCAGCTCCTACGGCTGGGATGACGCTTGGGCCGCCGCCTTCGCTCCTCACGCCGCCATCGGTTACGAACCCGCCCGCGTCGTCGTTGAGCTGCGTCGCCACTACTATGCCGTGCAAACCGCCGACGGCGAAGTCCTCGGCGAACTCACCGGCAAGTTCCACCACGCCGCCGACCGCGACGCGCAATCCTACCCCGCCGTCGGTGATTGGGTCGCCGTGCAAATCGCCTCCGACCGCCAGCGCGCCCAGATCCACGCCCTCCTCCCGCGCCGGTCGTGCTTTTCCCGCCAGGCCGCCGGCGAACGCCAGGTCGAGCAGATCGTCGCCACCAATATCGACACCGTGTTTCTCGTCAGCGGACTCGACGCGAACTACAACGCCAAGCGTATCCAGCGCTTCTTCGTCGCCGCCCGCGACAGCGGCGCGCAACCCGTCATCATCCTCAACAAGTCCGACCTCTGCGAAGACGCCGAAACCATCCGCGCCGAGATCGAACTCCTCGTCCCCGGCATCCCGGTCGCCATCACCAGCACCTACACGCGTAAAGGTTTAAAAAGCCTCACCGAAACCTACGCGCTCCCCGGTCGCACGCTCGCGTTCGTCGGCTCCTCCGGCGCCGGCAAATCCACGCTCATCAACCGCCTCCTCAAAGACAGCGATGCGATGCCCACCGCCGAGGTCCGCGAAAAAGACAGCCGCGGACGCCACACGACCACCCGCCGCGAACTCACGCAGACGCCCACCGGCGCCCTCGTGATCGACACGCCCGGCATGCGCGAATTCCAACTCTGGGACGCGAAGGAAGCCGTCGAAGACGCCTACCCCGACATCGTCAACCTGGCCGCGCAATGCCGCTTCAGCCGTTGCACCCACCTCACCGAACCGGGCTGCGCGATTCGTGCCGCCCTCGACGCCGGCACGATCCCCGCCGAACGCCTCGACAGCTATTTCAAACTCAAAGCCGAACAGGCCGCCAAAGCCCCCAAGCAGTTAAAACCCGGCGCCCACGCGAGTGCTCCGGGTTGGCGCAAAAAGGCCGCGGAAGCCAAAACCCGCCCCTTCCGCCACCGCCAGCACAACGAGGACGAATAA
- a CDS encoding PRC-barrel domain-containing protein: protein MKFTSTVVAAFLACCASLATHAETERPKEDFGPEKTIQDVSHIYIQNLQGEKLGRIKDLGIDLTNGRIIEVFVVSGEFLGMGGKVVAVPPLALVTNMTKAVYYLDVTQEEFKAAPGINLKKWTDYGRSDRVTATYKHFGQEPYFLQPGEVSDRSASRPKVPLGYVQRSSKILRLPVSNLNNEKLGSVASLKLDIDHGTIGNVIVRGPGFDKTKSVISPTALSFNATHTGLLLDDTKEEFANQPQIVVTPAGNGQEASSVEEAYKGPRTSSALEQGRSYADMDRTALITRNLRSARIQGLAVKVGTLDGRITLRGTANSENDKRRAGEVAIAASSIEVVDNQLTVTAPARR, encoded by the coding sequence ATGAAATTCACATCTACCGTCGTCGCCGCCTTTCTCGCGTGCTGCGCCAGCCTCGCCACCCACGCCGAAACGGAACGCCCCAAGGAGGACTTCGGCCCCGAAAAAACGATCCAGGACGTATCGCATATCTACATACAAAATCTGCAGGGCGAGAAACTGGGCCGCATCAAGGATCTCGGCATCGATCTCACCAACGGCCGCATCATCGAGGTGTTCGTCGTCTCCGGTGAATTCCTCGGCATGGGCGGCAAGGTTGTCGCCGTGCCCCCGCTCGCGCTCGTCACCAACATGACGAAGGCCGTCTATTACCTCGATGTCACCCAAGAGGAGTTCAAGGCCGCTCCAGGCATCAATCTCAAGAAATGGACCGACTACGGCCGCAGTGATCGCGTCACCGCCACCTACAAGCATTTCGGACAGGAGCCTTATTTCCTGCAACCCGGCGAAGTATCCGATCGCTCTGCCAGCCGCCCCAAGGTGCCGCTCGGTTACGTCCAGCGCTCCAGCAAGATTCTCCGCCTGCCCGTGAGTAATCTTAATAACGAAAAGCTGGGCTCCGTCGCGTCCCTCAAGCTCGACATCGACCACGGCACCATTGGCAACGTCATCGTGCGCGGACCCGGCTTCGACAAGACCAAGAGCGTCATCTCCCCCACCGCGCTGAGCTTCAATGCCACGCACACCGGTCTGCTGCTCGACGACACCAAGGAGGAATTTGCGAACCAGCCGCAAATCGTCGTCACCCCGGCGGGCAACGGCCAGGAAGCCAGCTCCGTCGAAGAGGCATACAAGGGCCCGCGCACGTCCTCCGCGCTTGAACAGGGTCGCTCCTACGCGGACATGGATCGCACGGCGTTGATCACCCGTAACCTCCGCTCGGCCCGCATTCAGGGACTCGCCGTGAAAGTCGGCACGCTCGATGGCCGCATCACCCTGCGCGGCACGGCTAACTCCGAGAATGACAAGCGTCGCGCCGGCGAAGTCGCCATCGCCGCCTCCAGCATCGAAGTCGTGGACAACCAGCTCACCGTCACCGCTCCCGCCCGTCGTTAA